From a region of the Lycium ferocissimum isolate CSIRO_LF1 unplaced genomic scaffold, AGI_CSIRO_Lferr_CH_V1 ctg2601, whole genome shotgun sequence genome:
- the LOC132043621 gene encoding uncharacterized protein LOC132043621 isoform X1, which translates to MDKTWMRCEDRLSDTYVNGVDRFLEFAFKHLELEGAIPCPCKKCNNVFHRTRGEVRDHLIMNGIVKGYTRWLYHGEFAPKEKNTNSEVRPEKVRKERGDDIFEMIYDAAGPEIMDDSSGKFQHGDASEPTSKFFKLLEDAAQQLYPGCETFSKLSLIVELFQIKCLFGISDKATDSILKLIKRALPSGETLPETFYGAKQLIRNLGLRYEKIHACENDCMLFWKHNAKAESCSVCGESRWKSVEGQKTNGGAQGKTKNKVPRKVLRYFPLKPRLQRLFMSSEIASDMTWHHDQRLKDGVLRHPADSEAWKHFDTSNPGFARDPRNVRLGLASDGINPFGNLSVSHSTWPVIITVYNLPPWMCMKPPYCFLSLLIPGPKAPGNDIDVYLEPLVDELRELWYNGVDTYDASRRENFCMRAALLWTINDFPAYAYLSGWSTKGALSCPSCNKETPSTRLKYGRKFSYMGARRFLSSNHKWRRNKRDFNGEVEK; encoded by the coding sequence ATGGACAAAACTTGGATGCGTTGTGAAGATAGATTGAGCGATACTTATGTAAACGGAGTTGACAGGTTTCTGGAATTTGCTTTTAAGCACTTGGAACTAGAAGGTGCAATTCCTTGTCCTTGTAAGAAATGCAACAATGTTTTCCACAGGACTAGAGGTGAAGTCAGGGATCATTTAATAATGAATGGGATCGTCAAGGGATACACGCGGTGGCTTTATCATGGAGAATTTGCACCTAAAGAGAAAAACACTAACAGTGAAGTAAGACCagagaaagtaagaaaagagCGAGGTGATGATATATTTGAAATGATTTACGATGCTGCTGGCCCTGAAATCATGGATGATTCCAGTGGGAAGTTTCAACATGGTGATGCTTCAGAGCCTACTTCaaaatttttcaaattattgGAGGATGCTGCACAACAACTTTATCCTGGTTGTGAGACATTCTCCAAGCTGTCACTGATTGTGGAACTATTCCAAATCAAGTGTCTTTTTGGGATAAGTGATAAAGCAACTGATAGCATACTGAAGTTAATTAAGCGAGCACTTCCTTCTGGTGAAACTTTACCAGAGACATTCTATGGAGCAAAACAATTGATTAGAAATTTAGGCCTTCGTTATGAAAAAATACATGCTTGCGAGAATGACTGCATGTTATTCTGGAAACATAATGCAAAAGCTGAATCTTGCTCGGTTTGTGGTGAGTCTAGGTGGAAATCAGTTGAAGGTCAAAAAACTAATGGCGGTGCTCAAGGAAAGACCAAGAACAAAGTTCCTCGAAAAGTTTTACGTTACTTCCCCTTGAAACCAAGATTGCAAAGGTTGTTTATGTCATCAGAAATTGCTTCAGACATGACATGGCATCATGATCAGCGTTTGAAAGATGGGGTTCTTAGACATCCAGCAGACTCAGAGGCGTGGAAACATTTCGATACATCTAATCCAGGCTTTGCTAGAGATCCTCGTAATGTTAGACTTGGATTAGCATCTGACGGGATAAATCCTTTTGGTAACTTAAGTGTTTCTCATAGCACTTGGCCAGTGATTATTACTGTATATAACTTACCCCCTTGGATGTGCATGAAGCCACCATATTGCTTCTTGTCTTTGTTGATACCTGGCCCTAAAGCTCCTGGAAATGATATCGATGTGTACTTAGAACCATTGGTAGACGAGTTGCGAGAGTTATGGTATAATGGAGTCGATACATATGATGCTTCGAGAAGAGAGAATTTTTGTATGCGGGCAGCACTCTTATGGACTATAAATGATTTTCCAGCTTATGCCTACTTGTCTGGATGGAGCACGAAGGGAGCTTTGTCTTGTCCTTCATGCAACAAAGAGACTCCTTCTACTCGATTAAAGTATGGTCGTAAGTTTTCTTACATGGGTGCTCGTAGGTTTCTATCATCTAATCATAAATGGCGGCGGAATAAACGTGATTTTAATGGAGAAGTAGAAAAATGA
- the LOC132043621 gene encoding uncharacterized protein LOC132043621 isoform X2: MNGIVKGYTRWLYHGEFAPKEKNTNSEVRPEKVRKERGDDIFEMIYDAAGPEIMDDSSGKFQHGDASEPTSKFFKLLEDAAQQLYPGCETFSKLSLIVELFQIKCLFGISDKATDSILKLIKRALPSGETLPETFYGAKQLIRNLGLRYEKIHACENDCMLFWKHNAKAESCSVCGESRWKSVEGQKTNGGAQGKTKNKVPRKVLRYFPLKPRLQRLFMSSEIASDMTWHHDQRLKDGVLRHPADSEAWKHFDTSNPGFARDPRNVRLGLASDGINPFGNLSVSHSTWPVIITVYNLPPWMCMKPPYCFLSLLIPGPKAPGNDIDVYLEPLVDELRELWYNGVDTYDASRRENFCMRAALLWTINDFPAYAYLSGWSTKGALSCPSCNKETPSTRLKYGRKFSYMGARRFLSSNHKWRRNKRDFNGEVEK, encoded by the coding sequence ATGAATGGGATCGTCAAGGGATACACGCGGTGGCTTTATCATGGAGAATTTGCACCTAAAGAGAAAAACACTAACAGTGAAGTAAGACCagagaaagtaagaaaagagCGAGGTGATGATATATTTGAAATGATTTACGATGCTGCTGGCCCTGAAATCATGGATGATTCCAGTGGGAAGTTTCAACATGGTGATGCTTCAGAGCCTACTTCaaaatttttcaaattattgGAGGATGCTGCACAACAACTTTATCCTGGTTGTGAGACATTCTCCAAGCTGTCACTGATTGTGGAACTATTCCAAATCAAGTGTCTTTTTGGGATAAGTGATAAAGCAACTGATAGCATACTGAAGTTAATTAAGCGAGCACTTCCTTCTGGTGAAACTTTACCAGAGACATTCTATGGAGCAAAACAATTGATTAGAAATTTAGGCCTTCGTTATGAAAAAATACATGCTTGCGAGAATGACTGCATGTTATTCTGGAAACATAATGCAAAAGCTGAATCTTGCTCGGTTTGTGGTGAGTCTAGGTGGAAATCAGTTGAAGGTCAAAAAACTAATGGCGGTGCTCAAGGAAAGACCAAGAACAAAGTTCCTCGAAAAGTTTTACGTTACTTCCCCTTGAAACCAAGATTGCAAAGGTTGTTTATGTCATCAGAAATTGCTTCAGACATGACATGGCATCATGATCAGCGTTTGAAAGATGGGGTTCTTAGACATCCAGCAGACTCAGAGGCGTGGAAACATTTCGATACATCTAATCCAGGCTTTGCTAGAGATCCTCGTAATGTTAGACTTGGATTAGCATCTGACGGGATAAATCCTTTTGGTAACTTAAGTGTTTCTCATAGCACTTGGCCAGTGATTATTACTGTATATAACTTACCCCCTTGGATGTGCATGAAGCCACCATATTGCTTCTTGTCTTTGTTGATACCTGGCCCTAAAGCTCCTGGAAATGATATCGATGTGTACTTAGAACCATTGGTAGACGAGTTGCGAGAGTTATGGTATAATGGAGTCGATACATATGATGCTTCGAGAAGAGAGAATTTTTGTATGCGGGCAGCACTCTTATGGACTATAAATGATTTTCCAGCTTATGCCTACTTGTCTGGATGGAGCACGAAGGGAGCTTTGTCTTGTCCTTCATGCAACAAAGAGACTCCTTCTACTCGATTAAAGTATGGTCGTAAGTTTTCTTACATGGGTGCTCGTAGGTTTCTATCATCTAATCATAAATGGCGGCGGAATAAACGTGATTTTAATGGAGAAGTAGAAAAATGA
- the LOC132043626 gene encoding uncharacterized mitochondrial protein AtMg00810-like: MILIYVDDLLITGNDLNLIKASQSTLQQNFKIKDIGELRYFLGIQFLRSSKGILMTQRKYTLELVSEWGLAGAKPAITPLEQHMKLTTAEYDKYFKEQDSNDPLLVDKIKKSSDDPFVDRQRCLSKISGKVALFGYDKDRYLICSTNFKSVYACSKTVSFGRCTSCSKISEGKTSLGVLLSSNKDNTLTTFCDSDWASCAVTRKSVTGYCMKLGKSLISWKSKKQETISRSTAEAEYRSMASAVAEIIWLVGLLKEMNFSVKLPVDLFCDNKAALQIAANPIFHERTKHIEIDCHFVREKIQKGIIKAMHICGNEQEADILTKALGGQQHSYLLSKLRLLNVFQPST, from the coding sequence ATGATCCTTATATATGTAGATGATTTGTTAATTACTGGAAATGATTTGAATCTTATCAAAGCTTCTCAGTCAACGTTacaacaaaatttcaaaattaaagacATAGGTGAACTGAGGTACTTCTTGGGGATACAGTTCCTCAGATCAAGCAAAGGCATTCTCATGACACAGAGAAAGTACACACTAGAGCTGGTCTCAGAGTGGGGACTAGCAGGGGCAAAGCCTGCTATAACACCTTTAgagcaacatatgaaacttactACTGCTGAGTATGACAAATATTTTAAAGAGCAGGATAGCAATGATCCACTACTGGTAGATAAGATTAAGAAGAGTAGTGATGATCCATTCGTTGATAGACAGAGGTGCCTATCAAAAATTAGTGGGAAAGTTGCTTTATTTGGCTATGACAAGGACAGATATCTCATATGCAGTACAAACTTTAAGTCAGTTTATGCATGCTCCAAAACAGTCTCATTCGGACGCTGCACTTCATGTAGTAAGATATCTGAAGGGAAAACCAGTCTGGGAGTTTTGTTGAGCAGTAATAAGGACAATACACTCACAACATTTTGTGACTCAGACTGGGCATCATGTGCAGTAACAAGAAAGTCAGTCACAGGTTATTGTATGAAATTAGGGAAGTCATTGATATCATGGAAATCAAAGAAGCAAGAAACAATTTCAAGAAGTACTGCTGAAGCTGAATACAGGAGCATGGCATCAGCAGTGGCAGAAATAATATGGCTTGTGGGGCTGTTGAAAGAAATGAACTTTAGTGTGAAATTGCCAGTTGATCTATTCTGTGACAATAAAGCTGCATTGCAAATAGCTGCAAACCCAATCTTCCATGAGAGAACTAAGCACATAGAGATAGACTGTCATTTTGTGagagaaaaaattcaaaagggGATCATCAAGGCAATGCACATATGTGGAAATGAACAGGAAGCTGACATACTCACTAAAGCTTTGGGAGGACAACAACATAGCTATCTTCTGAGCAAGTTGAGGCTGTTAAATGTTTTTCAACCCTCAACTTGA
- the LOC132043621 gene encoding uncharacterized protein LOC132043621 isoform X3, whose amino-acid sequence MKGYNRMDKNYEGDHVESYSGLSIFEQKGCPLLRDTSKNLEEFERKQAHLYVLRNCEEVQPFLREYEQNNRDMNFDDWFSNRIVQMRREGNSLASCELYSLARGPFNGVQRFKGYEINGFRFHTKLLEENRVKQNSGVLVRGVMNGQNINYYGVLTEIVELQYFKSKRVVLFKCDWWNVDHIGRGVKIDKHGVVSVNTKRKLATNEPFVLASQAEQVFYVKDNLHPNWSIVLSGHSTYFTGAAVGEDTFQQDACNDFLCTFEEDEDFINWGRNDLDVISTDVALADDIIDDIESEPETDDEDLLL is encoded by the exons ATGAAAGGATATAATCGAATGGACAAAAATTATGAAGGTGATCATGTTGAGTCATACAGTGGATTATCAATATTTGAACAAAAGGGTTGTCCGTTATTAAGAGAtacatccaaaaatcttgaagAGTTTGAGCGAAAACAAGCTCATCTTTATGTCTTGAGAAATTGTGAAGAAGTTCAACCATTTCTACG AGAGTATGAGCAGAACAATCGGGACATGAACTTCGATGATTGGTTTTCCAATCGA ATTGTACAAATGCGCAGAGAAGGGAATTCACTTGCAAGTTGTGAATTGTATTCTTTGGCTAGAGGTCCTTTTAATGGAGTTCAAAGATTCAAGGGTTATGAAATAAATGGTTTCAGGTTTCACACTAAACTACTTGAGGAAAATAGGGTGAAGCAAAATAGTGGGGTTTTAGTAAGAGGAGTAATGAATGGTCAAAATATTAATTACTATGGTGTTCTAACTGAAATAGTAGAACTTCAATACTTCAAAAGTAAGCGGGTTGTTTTGTTTAAATGTGACTGGTGGAACGTTGATCACATAGGAAGAGGAGTGAAAATAGATAAACATGGTGTTGTTAGTGTCAATACTAAGCGAAAACTAGCAACAAATGAACCATTTGTGCTTGCATCTCAAGCAGAACAAGTTTTTTATGTCAAGGATAATCTTCATCCAAATTGGTCAATTGTCTTGAGCGGTCATTCTACTTATTTTACTGGAGCTGCTGTAGGTGAAGATACTTTTCAACAAGATGCTTGTAATGATTTCTTGTGTACATTTGAGGAAGATGAAGACTTTATAAACTGGGGAAGAAATGATCTTGATGTTATCAGCACTGATGTTGCTTTAGCTGATGATATTATTGACGACATCGAATCGGAGCCTGAAACCGATGATGAAGATTTGTTATTGTGA
- the LOC132043623 gene encoding uncharacterized protein LOC132043623, producing the protein MQNKTNRSKRSLPPYIGTKSYARLRHEMAEKKDGKTPSRVEIFMESRKRKKGKQVDAFQQNAIDQFGQFKKQQEKGEISLNDDDIFEKVLGAEKNGYLRAYGPGKNISEYFGGRPTKVQLIKQLESTRKESNERVEEVKREAKEQIREAKEQIEEMKKETDNKIAKLEKQWAAKFQMLVAAQGRQSNDANLTLVE; encoded by the exons atgcaGAACAAGACGAATAGATCGAAACGTTCATTGCCTCCATATATTGGAACTAAAAGCTATGCGAGACTTAGACACGAAATG GCGGAGAAAAAAGATGGAAAAACTCCTTCTCGTGTTGAAATTTTCATGGAATCTcgcaagagaaaaaaaggaaaacaagttgaTGCTTTTCAACAAAATGCTATT GATCAATTTGGCCAATTTAAAAAGcagcaagaaaaaggagaaatttctttaaatgaTGATGATATCTTCGAAAAAGTACTTGGGGCAGAAAAAAATGGATATCTTCGTGCATATGGCCCAGGAAAAAATATTAGTGAATATTTCGGGGGTAGACCAACGAAGGTACAACTCATAAAGCAATTAGAATCGACAAGAAAAGAATCGAACGAGCGTGTGGAAGAAGTTAAAAGGGAAGCTAAGGAGCAAATAAGGGAAGCTAaggagcaaattgaagaaatgaagaaagaaacgGATAATAAGATAGCAAAGTTGGAGAAACAATGGGCAGCAAAATTTCAAATGTTGGTTGCAGCTCAAGGCCGACAATCAAATGATGCAAATCTAACC CTTGTGGAGTAG